The following nucleotide sequence is from Streptomyces xiamenensis.
GACCAGATCCAGACCGGCCGCTTCCGCGCCCTGGGCCTGTCCGCCGAGGAACCGATCGACGGCATCGACGTGCCGACCTTCATCGAGCAGGGCGTGCAGGTGGCACTGCCCAACTGGCGCGGCGTGGTCGCTCCCCCCGGCCTGAGCGAGGAGGAGACCCAGGAACTGCGGGACATCGTCACCGAGATGGCCGCCTCCGAGCAGTGGACGGACGCGGTGAGCCGCAACCGCTGGAAGGACACCTTCATGGTGGGCGAGGAGTTCGAGGAGTTCCTCACCACCGAGACCGCCCGCATCGACCAGATCGTGGAGGAGCTGGGACTGTGACCACCACGACCGAGAGAACCGGGACGCCGGCGTCCGCCGCGCCGGACACACCGTCCTTCTGGAAGGGCCGCAGCGAATTCATCGTCGTGGCCGTGCTGCTGGCGCTCGCCGTCTTCCTCACCCACGGCACGCTCACCATGACCGTGCCCCCCACCGCCGGCTCGCCCGGGCCGCAGTTCTTCCCGTGGATCGTCACGGGTCTGGCCTACCTGCTGACCGCCGTCCTCGCCTGGAAGGTCATCCGCCACCCGAGCGCGCCGCCGCTGCCGCCGGGCGCGGAGGCGCCCGGCGACGAGGCCGCAACCGGAACCGAGGCCCCTGACACCGAGGCCGCCGCGCACACCGACGCGCCCGCGCCCGCACCCGCGCAGCGGCCCCGCACCACGACGCCGCAGCACCGCACCCACACCGACTGGCGCAGCGTCGGCATCATCATCGGCACCTTCGTGCTGTTCACCGTCGCCCTCGAACCGGTCGGCTGGCTGCTCTCCGCCGCCCTCCTCTTCTTCGGAGTGGCCTACGCCCTCGACGGCAAGCGCCCGCTGTTCGACATGAGCCTGTCGCTCGCCTTCTCCGCCATCGTTCAGCTCGCCTTCTCCGCCGGGCTCGGCCTCAACCTGCCCGCCGGCATTCTGGGAGGGGTGCTGTGATGGACCCGATATCGCATCTCCTCGACGGGTTCGCCGGGGCGTTCACCCCGATGAACCTGCTGTGGGTCGTCGTCGGCGCCATGCTCGGCACGGCCGTCGGCGTGCTGCCGGGCCTGGGCTCGGCGATGGCGGTGGCGCTGCTGCTGCCGGTGACCTTCAGCCTGGACCCGACCGGCGCGTTCATCATGTTCGCCGGCGTCTACTACGGTGGCCTGTTCGGCGACTCGACGACCGGCATCCTGCTCAACACACCCGGCAACAGCTCGGCCATCGCCACCACCATCGAGGGCCACAAGATGGCCAAGGCGGGGCGCGCGCCACAGGCACTGGCCACCTCCGCCATCGGCGCGTTCATCGGCGGCATCATCGCCACCACCCTGGTGGTGTTCTTCGCCCCGCGCCTGGCCGACCTCGCCGGGCTCTTCGGCCCGGCCGAGTACTTCGCGCTGGCCGTCTTCGCCTTCGCGGCCACGGCGACAGTGGTCGCCGACTCCGTCATCAAGGGCTCGATATCCCTGGTCATCGGCCTGTCGCTGGCGCTGATCGGCATTGACGGCTCCTCCGGGGCCTCGCGCTTCACGATGGATCTGCCACCGCTGTTCGACGGGGTGTCGATCGTCGTCATCACGGTCGGTCTGCTGGCCCTGGGCGAGGTGCTGTTCGTGGCCTCCCGCATCCACCGCGACCCGCCCACGGCGCGGGTGGCCTTCACCGGGCGTCCGTGGCTGAGCCGCGGCGATGTGAAGCTGGCCTGGCCGGCGTGGCTGCGCGGCGCGGGCTTCGGTGTGCCGTTCGGTGTGATCCCGGTCGGCGGCTCCGAGGTCCCGACCTTCCTCTCCTACGCGACGGAGAAGAAGCTCGACAAGCGGCGCAAGAAGCAGATGTTCGGCAAGGGCGCCATCCAGGGTGTGGCCGGTCCCGAGGCGGCGGGCAACGCGACCGCCGGTTCGGCGATGGGCGCGCTGCTGGCGCTCGGCCTGCCGACATCGGCGACGGCCGCGATCATGCTGGCCGCGTTCCAGCAGTACGGGATGCAGCCGGGCCCGCTGCTGTTCGAGCGGAACACCGAGCTGGTGTGGACGTTGCTGGCCTCGCTGTTCATCGGCATGATCGTGCTGCTGATCATCAACCTGCCGTTCGCCCCGATGTGGGCGAAGCTGCTGCTGGTGCCGCGCCACTACCTGTACGCGGGCATCACGGTCTTCTGCGGCCTGGGCATCTACGCCACCTCGGCGTCGGCGTTCGACCTGATGCTGCTGCTGGGCATCGGCCTGCTGGGCTTCATGATGCGGCGCTACGAGCTGCCGCTGGCGCCGGTGCTGATCGCCGTCATCCTGGGCCCGCTGGCCGAGACGGAGCTGCGGCGGGCGCTCGCGGTCAGCGAGGGCAGCGTCGGGATCCTGTTCGACAGCGGCATCGCCGTGACGCTGTACACGCTGCTGGCGGCGGCCATCGCCCTGACGACGGTGAACCGGATCCGCAAGGCGCGCAAGGGGAAGGCGACGCGGCAGCTGGTCGCGTAACCCGTCCGCACGAACGGCCGCCCGCACCCGTGAGGGTGCGGGCGGCCGCATGCGTGGGGCAGAACGTCAGTCGATGACGCAGACGTTGCCGAACGCCGGGTTCAGCAGCCCGATGACGTTGATCGTGTTGCCACAGAGGTTCACGCCCAGCTCGACCGGGATCTGGACGACGTTGCCGGACAGCACGCCCGGGGAGTGGGACGCGACGCCGAAGGCCTCGGCGTCGGCGGAGGCGACACCGGCGGAACCGAGGACACCGGCCGCCGCCAGGGCGGTGGCGGCGATGGTGGTACGAATACGCATGTTCTCTCCAGTACGGAAAACGGATGGAGCGACGCGGAGCGTCAGAACCGATCAGACCGCCCGGAGTGGACTTTTCCCCGTATTCACCTGATCGAGGGCGCGCCTGCCCCCGTTTCCCGGTCGGAGCGTTGGGTCAGGGGCTCAGCACTTGGTGGAGATCCCGCCCGTCTCGTTCCCCTTCAGCAGGCCGCCCCAGATGTAGTTGCCGTCCGAGAGCTTCACCCACTTGTTGTGGCTGATCCCGTTGGCGTCCACCGTTCCGCCGGTCAGCCAGCACACGCCCATGAGCTGCTGGTTGGCCTTGACGGTGTAGGCGATGTTGTAGCTGGTGGAGGCGCCCTTGCGGACGTTGCCCTGGACCCACGTCGTGATGTTGCCGGTGGCCATCGTGGCCGCTGCGGGGGCGGCGGGCGCGCTCTGCGGCGCGGCGACGGCGGGCCCGACGGAGGCGCCGGTGAGGAGGAGACCGGCGGCGACCGCCATCAGCACCTTCGTACAGCTGTTGCGCATGTGCTCACTGCTTTCTTCCGCTGTGGATGCCGTCCCCCGTTACGGGCGGCACAGCGGAAGATGTGCCCATCCGGGCCTGTCACATACCCCCATGTTCTCTACCGACCTGATGTGAAAGCAAAGGAAAGGTGCAAGGCGTATGTCTGACCACTTACCCGCCCTTTCCCTCCGCCGGTCCCTGGAGGTCTGCCCGGTCGAGCTGGTGGAGGACCGGCAGCGCGAGGCTCTGCGGCCTGGCGGCCGACGACGAGGACGGCTGACCGTTCCGCAGCAACTGGTTGTTCCGGTGGCTACTCGGACCGCAGGACGAAGAACAGGAAGGACAGGAAGCGCGGCATGGCCG
It contains:
- a CDS encoding tripartite tricarboxylate transporter TctB family protein, which codes for MTTTTERTGTPASAAPDTPSFWKGRSEFIVVAVLLALAVFLTHGTLTMTVPPTAGSPGPQFFPWIVTGLAYLLTAVLAWKVIRHPSAPPLPPGAEAPGDEAATGTEAPDTEAAAHTDAPAPAPAQRPRTTTPQHRTHTDWRSVGIIIGTFVLFTVALEPVGWLLSAALLFFGVAYALDGKRPLFDMSLSLAFSAIVQLAFSAGLGLNLPAGILGGVL
- a CDS encoding tripartite tricarboxylate transporter permease, with the translated sequence MDPISHLLDGFAGAFTPMNLLWVVVGAMLGTAVGVLPGLGSAMAVALLLPVTFSLDPTGAFIMFAGVYYGGLFGDSTTGILLNTPGNSSAIATTIEGHKMAKAGRAPQALATSAIGAFIGGIIATTLVVFFAPRLADLAGLFGPAEYFALAVFAFAATATVVADSVIKGSISLVIGLSLALIGIDGSSGASRFTMDLPPLFDGVSIVVITVGLLALGEVLFVASRIHRDPPTARVAFTGRPWLSRGDVKLAWPAWLRGAGFGVPFGVIPVGGSEVPTFLSYATEKKLDKRRKKQMFGKGAIQGVAGPEAAGNATAGSAMGALLALGLPTSATAAIMLAAFQQYGMQPGPLLFERNTELVWTLLASLFIGMIVLLIINLPFAPMWAKLLLVPRHYLYAGITVFCGLGIYATSASAFDLMLLLGIGLLGFMMRRYELPLAPVLIAVILGPLAETELRRALAVSEGSVGILFDSGIAVTLYTLLAAAIALTTVNRIRKARKGKATRQLVA
- a CDS encoding chaplin, with the translated sequence MRIRTTIAATALAAAGVLGSAGVASADAEAFGVASHSPGVLSGNVVQIPVELGVNLCGNTINVIGLLNPAFGNVCVID